From the Maioricimonas rarisocia genome, one window contains:
- a CDS encoding Gldg family protein — translation MRSHVILAVLQRNVASYFSGVLGYLFIVVFVVAGAFLAFNSQFFADNMATLDQLSEQFPLLLLFIVPAITMTVWSDEKKLGTDELLFTLPATDAEILIGKYLAVLGVYTVALLFSVTHAMVLTFIGNPDWGLIATTYLGYWIAGAALVSAGMFASVLTSSATVAFVLGAAICSIPILLGEIPNLPDWLRALTVQEQFRDFALGTVPISGLLYFVSLTLFMLYLNAVLIGRRHWGGGPDGNRLGWQFVLRVVCLAATLISVNFMAAKAGGRIDMTSEQLFSLSSTTTETLDSIPAEKPVTIQAYVSPEVPQEYLPVRKKLVGLLRQFDREGGSRVQVRQVDVEPFSEEADEAAKWGIEAREVQSERDGRITVENIYLGAVVTSGFDEVVIPFFDVGTSVEYELTRSVGTVSNAERPTVGILATDARVTGGFDQQSFRSMPEWRIVSELEKQYDVKEISPDSPIEDEDLDVLIAVLPSSLTQEQMANFLDYIRQGKPVLIFDDPLPVFGGGRGFQFAPLREKPRPGGPMGMQAPAEQKADGGRLTQLMNLLESAWERYGAADAGPPGTDFVIFDQYNPHPQYSDVFRAELVFITPKSGNPAAFNPDSPITSGLQELLAWFPGSIRPRSNSDLEFIPLLRTGTRLSGLLDWDQVTTQMPLFGLQIEENPPRVPDQDAHVLAAHIRSKEDADMKLNVVFVADTDLVSDQFFRIQESRILDLNIDNVTFVLNAVDTLAGNEQFIELRKRRSTLRTLERVERQKDRFKERLNEQIQAAEAEAQERLEAARARLQKRVDDIRNDTSLDPRAQQQLIRVAEREEQTRFDDEQREIERAKNEEIRLLRADTQREIRKIENRIWRYAVFLPPIPAILLGVIVLSLRLMNEQSGISQERLVKK, via the coding sequence ATGCGCAGCCACGTCATTCTTGCAGTCCTGCAGAGAAACGTCGCGAGCTACTTCTCGGGCGTTCTCGGCTATCTGTTCATTGTCGTGTTTGTTGTGGCGGGAGCGTTTCTCGCCTTCAACTCGCAGTTTTTCGCCGACAATATGGCCACCCTCGACCAGCTCAGCGAGCAGTTTCCGCTCCTGCTGCTGTTCATCGTTCCCGCCATCACGATGACGGTCTGGTCAGACGAGAAGAAGCTCGGCACCGACGAACTGCTGTTCACTCTGCCTGCGACCGATGCAGAGATCCTCATCGGCAAGTACCTCGCCGTGCTCGGCGTCTACACCGTCGCCCTGCTCTTTTCGGTCACGCACGCGATGGTCCTCACCTTCATCGGCAACCCCGACTGGGGACTGATCGCCACCACCTATCTTGGCTACTGGATCGCTGGAGCCGCCCTCGTCAGCGCCGGCATGTTCGCTTCGGTCCTCACCAGTAGCGCCACGGTCGCCTTTGTGCTGGGAGCGGCCATCTGTTCAATCCCGATCCTGCTCGGCGAAATTCCCAACCTGCCTGACTGGCTGCGGGCGCTCACCGTGCAGGAGCAGTTCCGCGATTTCGCCCTCGGAACCGTCCCGATCAGCGGACTGCTGTACTTCGTCTCGCTGACGCTGTTCATGCTGTACCTCAACGCCGTGCTGATTGGTCGCCGGCACTGGGGTGGCGGACCGGACGGAAATCGCCTCGGCTGGCAGTTCGTCCTGCGAGTCGTCTGCCTGGCCGCGACGCTGATCAGTGTGAACTTCATGGCCGCCAAGGCGGGTGGCCGCATCGACATGACCAGCGAGCAGCTCTTCTCGCTCTCATCGACCACCACCGAAACTCTCGATTCCATCCCCGCCGAAAAGCCGGTCACGATCCAGGCATACGTCAGCCCGGAAGTCCCCCAGGAATACCTGCCGGTCCGCAAGAAACTGGTCGGACTGCTGCGGCAGTTCGATCGTGAAGGTGGCTCGCGGGTCCAGGTCCGTCAGGTTGACGTCGAACCGTTCAGCGAAGAAGCGGACGAAGCCGCCAAGTGGGGTATCGAGGCCCGCGAAGTCCAGTCCGAACGGGACGGCCGCATCACGGTCGAAAACATCTACCTCGGTGCCGTGGTCACCAGCGGCTTCGACGAAGTCGTCATCCCCTTCTTCGATGTCGGAACCTCGGTCGAATACGAGCTGACCCGCTCCGTCGGAACCGTCTCCAACGCCGAACGGCCGACCGTCGGCATCCTGGCGACCGACGCTCGCGTCACCGGCGGCTTCGACCAGCAGAGCTTCCGGTCCATGCCCGAGTGGCGGATCGTCAGCGAACTGGAGAAGCAGTACGACGTCAAGGAAATCTCGCCGGACAGTCCGATCGAAGACGAAGATCTGGACGTCCTCATCGCCGTCCTCCCCTCGTCTCTGACGCAGGAGCAGATGGCCAACTTCCTGGATTACATCCGCCAGGGAAAGCCGGTCCTGATCTTCGACGACCCTCTGCCCGTCTTCGGCGGTGGCCGCGGATTCCAGTTCGCGCCGCTTCGCGAGAAGCCGCGTCCCGGCGGACCGATGGGGATGCAGGCTCCGGCCGAACAGAAAGCAGATGGCGGTCGCCTGACGCAGTTGATGAACCTTCTCGAATCGGCCTGGGAACGTTACGGAGCCGCCGATGCCGGCCCGCCAGGCACCGACTTCGTCATCTTCGACCAGTACAACCCGCACCCGCAGTACAGCGATGTCTTTCGGGCCGAGCTGGTCTTCATCACGCCCAAGAGCGGCAACCCCGCCGCGTTCAACCCCGACAGCCCGATCACCAGTGGCCTGCAGGAACTGCTCGCCTGGTTCCCCGGCAGCATCCGTCCCCGCTCCAACAGCGACCTGGAATTCATTCCGCTGCTGCGTACGGGAACCCGGCTGTCCGGCCTGCTCGACTGGGATCAGGTCACCACGCAGATGCCGCTGTTCGGACTGCAGATCGAAGAGAACCCGCCCCGCGTTCCCGATCAGGACGCACATGTTCTCGCGGCCCACATCCGGTCGAAAGAGGACGCGGACATGAAACTGAACGTCGTGTTCGTGGCGGATACCGACCTGGTCTCCGACCAGTTCTTCCGCATCCAGGAGTCCCGGATCCTCGACCTGAACATCGACAACGTCACGTTCGTCCTCAATGCCGTCGACACACTCGCCGGCAACGAGCAGTTCATCGAGCTCCGCAAGCGGCGTTCGACACTGCGGACGCTCGAACGGGTCGAGCGGCAGAAGGATCGATTCAAGGAACGGCTTAACGAGCAGATCCAGGCGGCCGAGGCAGAAGCCCAGGAGCGTCTCGAAGCCGCCCGGGCCCGTCTCCAGAAACGTGTCGATGACATCCGCAACGATACCTCGCTCGACCCACGGGCCCAGCAGCAGCTGATTCGCGTCGCCGAACGGGAAGAACAGACCCGCTTCGACGACGAACAGCGGGAAATCGAGCGTGCCAAGAACGAAGAGATCCGCCTGCTGCGTGCCGACACCCAGCGCGAAATCCGCAAGATCGAAAACCGCATCTGGCGGTACGCCGTCTTCCTGCCTCCGATCCCCGCCATCCTGCTCGGCGTGATCGTTCTCAGTCTGCGACTGATGAACGAACAGAGCGGGATCTCGCAGGAACGGCTGGTCAAGAAGTGA
- a CDS encoding ABC transporter ATP-binding protein, translated as MIDQASGSPMIEAIGLSKFYGPFAATRDISFTVPSGQVAAFLGPNGAGKSTTMKLLTGFLAPSEGEARIGGHNVATERIAASRLVGYLPENGPLYLEMTPQSLLKYLGHARGMKSSSLHDRLDFVAEKCSLKDVWGKAIGKLSRGYRQRVGMAQALLHDPDVLILDEPTSGLDPNQTFQVRELIRSLGETKTVLLSTHILTEVKAVCSRVILINQGQLILDGSVQEMEGDEHDMEAHFRNLTGGPSAA; from the coding sequence ATGATCGACCAAGCGTCTGGCTCGCCCATGATCGAAGCGATCGGGCTGAGCAAGTTCTACGGCCCGTTTGCCGCCACAAGAGACATCTCTTTTACGGTTCCCAGTGGCCAGGTGGCTGCCTTTCTCGGCCCGAACGGTGCCGGCAAGTCGACCACGATGAAGCTGCTGACCGGCTTTCTGGCCCCCAGTGAAGGGGAAGCCCGCATCGGAGGCCACAACGTCGCCACCGAACGGATCGCGGCCAGCCGGCTCGTCGGCTACCTCCCCGAGAATGGCCCCCTGTACCTGGAAATGACCCCGCAGTCGCTGCTGAAATACCTCGGCCACGCCCGCGGGATGAAATCCTCCTCGCTCCACGACCGCCTCGACTTCGTGGCGGAAAAGTGCTCCCTCAAGGACGTCTGGGGGAAGGCGATCGGAAAACTCTCCCGCGGTTACCGCCAGCGGGTCGGCATGGCCCAGGCCCTGCTGCACGACCCCGACGTGCTGATTCTCGACGAACCGACCAGCGGACTGGATCCCAATCAGACCTTCCAGGTCCGCGAACTGATTCGGAGTCTCGGTGAAACCAAGACGGTCCTGCTCTCCACGCACATTCTGACCGAGGTGAAGGCGGTCTGCAGTCGCGTCATCCTGATCAACCAGGGACAGCTCATCCTCGATGGGTCGGTCCAGGAGATGGAAGGCGACGAGCACGACATGGAAGCCCACTTCCGCAATCTGACCGGCGGCCCCTCCGCGGCCTGA